The Mauremys reevesii isolate NIE-2019 unplaced genomic scaffold, ASM1616193v1 Contig110, whole genome shotgun sequence nucleotide sequence GTAAATCGACGGAGGCGGCGTCCTGGGTTAGGCAGCGGCTCTTTTACAAAGCTCTGGGAACACAAAGCCAAATATCGGGAGATGGAAACGAAAGCTGGTTGAATTTAAATGTTGGTGGGCGGGGGGCGGGATTCTGTGTTTTCAAACCAAAGAAGGctccaaattggaacaaaatggCAAAAAATTCCTGCAAAATGAAAATTTGCAGCGAAAAAAATTCTTTTTTGGGTCAATGGAAACTTTTTGTTTCCATTGAGCTTTTTTATTTGCGAGTTGACGTCGTTCTGGGCTGTGGAAACAGGAGTGTCGGACGTGCGACACGGGCGGGAAttggcctgctctggagaggccGAAGCTGGAGACCCGTGTCCGGGTTGGGGCGCTGCCCGTTCAGTAAGGGGTGGCCCGAATGGAGAGtccagggcagagccaggagtgcCGGAATGGGGGTGccatggggccatggccccagcGCTTTCTACCGGACATAAGGGTCAGCgccgggtgggggggaggggagagaggcgcGAGCGAGAGGTGGGGTCTTGAGGGGAAGAGGCATCgcgggagcagggccttgggggaagggatggggtggaggtgggggcggggagaaggagagaaggggcaggatCTCAGGAAGATGGGGGGGCCATGGTTCAGGCACTGGTGGCCCCCCCACTTTTAGACAGCTTCCGCCGCTCCTGGGGAGAGCAGCAGAAAGGGtcagaggtttagaaaacttgaccatTGAGGAAAGATGAAAAGAACTGGGCCTGTTTAGTCTAGAGACGAGGAGGCTGAGAGTGaacctgagaacagtcttcacaCATGTCCTGGGCAGGGGAGATTGTGGTCAGGTATTAGGAGAAACTTCCTAACTCTCCGGGGagtcccagggaggttgtgggatcccgTCCGTGGAGGGGTTTAAGACCAGGTTCGAGAAACGCCTGACGGGGAtggtctggggcaggggcggctctagaaaataggctgccccaggcagcgcggagcgctgcgccgcctttcctcggtcccgcggcgggtcccctcttcccgcggctccggttgagctcccgcggcaggtccaccggagccccgggacgagcggacctgccgcaggcatgactgcgggaggtccacgggccgcggaacagcggacctcccgcgcgCACGGCTGCGGGCGGCGCGCGGGTCCGCGTTcgctgagctgccgcagtcatgcctgcggaggtccagcGAGCAGCCGGgacgccccctccgcagtcatgcctgcggcaggtccgtcgCGCGCCCGTGGacatcccgcaggcatgactgcggcaggtccaccggcccagcctgccgccccctagatttggccgccctaggcaacagcttggtttgctggtgcctagagccgcccctggtctgggGTTACCTGGTTCTGCATCAGCGCGGGCAGCTGGCTGCCTCGCGAGGCCCCTGGATCCTTCCCACCCAGCCCTCATGTCAACGTCATGCACGTGGTTCCTTTGCCTGCCAGAGCTCTGCGAAGGGGCCTTATTGTTATCATACCAGGGCCGTGTTTTATTTAACGTCTAATCATGTCACATCCAGCTAATCAATAAATAGAGCCTAGATCCGGGTGCCTGGAAGGGTTAACAAGCTTAGGGGGCGGTTTCTGGGCAGAAGGAAGCGCTGGTTAGAGAGCTTTGACCTTGTTAGTTGGGGCTTTTTATTTATTTCGTTTTCTATCATCAGGCAAATATCTGTACAAAAATGGCACCAAAAATAAATGACGATTTGTtataaattcccccccccccccgatggcTGGTGCCAGTGGAGCATAAAATTCCAGGGGGTCGGACCCAGACCATGAGCACCTGTTTATCCCAGTGGGAAACACAGATTACAGCTGTGGGGGGTTTCGGGCTCCCGATTTACATCTGAGCCACCCAGAGATTTTCCCCCCAGAATAACTGTCAATTAGACGTGTGATTTTCTACTGATCTAGTTATACCAGTAGGACAGGGCTGATCTGCCTACACCAGTACAGCCGTGGGGGCCGTTATCCCGGTAGGACAGGGCTGATCTGCCTACACCAGGACAGCCGTGGGGGCCGTTATCCCGGTAGGACGGGGCTGATCTGCCTACACCAGTACAGCCGTGGGGGCCGTTATCCCGGTAGGACGGGGCTGATCTGCCTACACCAGTACGGCCGTGGGGGCCGTTATCCCGGTAGGACGGGGCTGATCTGCCTACACCAGTACAGCCGTGGGGGCCGTTATCCCGGTAGGACAGGGCTGATCTGCCTACACCAGTACAGCCGTGGGGGCCGTTATCCCGGTAGGACGGGGCTGATCCCAGTATAGTTATTCCCCTTCCTGGCTGGGGATGGTGGTGCTGGTCTAAGTAGCTTTGTACCATAGACAAGTCTTTACGCAGCAGGAGACGGATCTTGTTCCCTCGGCACGTGCAAAGACAGCCTGGGGGGATTAGAACAAGGACTGGATGGGTTTAGGGAGGATCTAGGCAGGTACTTGCGTGGCTCCTACAGAGACAGCTCAGCGGGGTCATTAATGGTTCAACAGGGCTTTGGTTGAGCCTCCCAATCGGTTCCAAATTTAGCCTCACAAAAGCCCGGGGTGGGAGGGAATTATGAGCCACATTGTGCACAGGGGAAGTTAAGAGattgtggggaaactgaggcacgcagcgAGGTTAGGACATACCTCAAGGTAGCACAAAATCTGTAGCGCAGGTGGGATTTAAACTGCAGGTCTCCTGGGTCCCCGTGCAGGGCCAGACCCACATAACCAGCCATAGGGCTGTCAAAGAAGGGGCATCAGGATATGgggcactgcccagacacacagcaagcgatagtccctgccccagctgagatcacagCCCCGTTGCaccaggcactgcccagacacagcgagagacagtccctgtcccagctgTATTCAGTCGGAGGTCCTGATGGCAATGGGTGGGGTTTCCATGGCAGGGGGCGTGTCCTGCCAGTAGTGGGCGGGGCAGGACCTGCACTCTGCATGGGGTTGATCCTGGTAGATGGGGTTTCCATGGCGGGGGCGTGCCTGGTGATTTGGGGGCACAGACAGGTCCTGATTCTGGCGGGCGTGGTTTCCGTGGCAGAGGGCGTgtcactggggggggggcctggggcgCTCACTTGACCCGGATCTCTGCATACTCCGCCAGCTCCTCCGTCAGGGTGTAGCTGTCCTTGGTGGCCAGTTTGGTGAAGTCAATGTTGGCGTAGTCCACATTCAGGTCCAGGGAGCCCTCGGGCTTGTTCAGGAGGCGTTTGTCGGAGACTGGGCGCCGCTCGTACTGCGGGGGAAGCAGAGCAGTGTCAGCCTGGGTACGATTGGTGTGTTCACctgtgggactccctgccactggatgTTACAAGGTTAACCTGTGGGATTCCTTGTCAATGGATATTATAGGATAAACCTGTGGGACTCCCTGCTGGTGAAAATTGTAGGCTTACCTGGGAGACTCCCTGAGCCTGGATATGATAGGGTTACCTGTGGGACTCCCTGACACTGGATATTAACCCAGAGGAGTCCCTTCTACTGGGTATTATATGGTTAACTCACAGGACTCCCTCCCCCTGGATATTATGGAATTAACACATATGACTCCTTGACACTGGATATTATAGGATTAACTCATGGGACACCCTGCCACTGGGTTTTAGTGGGATTAACcactgggactccctgccactggatacTAGGGGCTCAACCTATTGGATTTGATGCAGGAGGATACCATTGGGGTTAGCCGGTCCAATAATATCATAGTTTACCTAGGAAACTCACTGCCACTTGATCTCACTGGGATTAGCCTGTGGGACCTTATTGGCGTTAACCTGGGGAACTAATAGCTGCAGGATCCTTTCCAAAGGATGCATTCCTAACCAGAGCTCTCctgggcagggggtgccaggGGTGCAAGGATTGTCccatgggggggggtgtctgttaAGATTTTACGCCACAAAGAGACAAGACCAAGGAACgagcagaggaggaagggaaaacaccacaacactGCAAGGGACCTTGCTGCCAGGACAAGGGGCTGCCAGTATTCCAGGAAGACCCCCATGCACTGCCCCACAGCTGACCTGTGAGAGCTACCCAAGCAACAGGCTAGAAACCAGAACCGGCGCCCACCACGAGCCCAACAGTCCCCGGCTCTCGGGCCAGATCGTAACCAGCGTCCCCTAGGGGAAAGGCCctgtgtcccattccctgcccggCCAGTCCGCTGCATGActgtggggtgcagaggggtCCCCGTGTCCGAGCCAAGGGGTGACGCACACTGGTGGGGGGTGACACAGACTAGGGAATCCAGACTTACCCGGGGGTCAGTGGCTCTCCAGGGAGCAGATCTCCTTAGACTAGCGGAGAAGGAAGAGCTGTCACTGTGTACCTGGGGGGACGACCCCTTGCTGCCGCCCCACATGAAGGATGCCTCTGGGGAGCACCTCCGAAGCCACAGCTTTTGGACTGGGTCTGGGATGCAAAGGGATGGAagaatcccttcccccacccccatgcgcCAGCCTGGGGCGGGGTCATaggaacataagagcggccagactgggtcagaccaaaggtccatctagcccagtgtcctgtctgccgacagcgggcagtgccaggcgccccagagggaatgagcagaacagggaatcatcaagtgatccatcccctgtcgcccatgcccaggtgctggcaaacagaggctagagacaccttCCCTGCCCAGCCATTAGTCGGTATTATCGTTGAGAGACTGAACCTCCAGGAACGTAGCTAGTTCCCCCacgtcccattccccacccccctgagccagccagtccggGCTAGATTTCCTCTCCACTTATGGACACTAAATAGTGCCTGACAACATAGAGGGATCAACTTTATCTAaactatccatccccatccaccccctccacttatccacccctccatccctccatccatccacccctatacacacccctccctccatctatccatccccatccacacccctccaCTTatccacccctccatccatccatccatccacccctatacacacccctccctccatccatccatccatccctatacacacccctccctccctccctcatccatccccctccacacccctccaCTTATCCAccccttcatccatccatccattcctatacacacccctccctccctctatccatccctccccaaCCACACCCCGCCACTTatacacccctccatccatccatccatccacccctatacacacccctccctccatccatccatccatccctataCACACTcctacctccctccctccatccatccccatccacacccctccaCTTatccacccctccatccccatccaccccactccACTTATcatccctccatcctcctccACACCTCTCCACTTATCCACCCCTATACTcacccttccatccatccatccacccattcTTCCCCATATTTGCCTCTCCACTTAtccccccatacacacccctcccttcatccatcccccccacacacacccctccctacCCACACACCCAGCACTCTCTGCACCTCCCTGCTCTCCCGCCATGCCAGTCCCATCGTCCCACCTCGGATTTGTCCAGGGCCCCCGGGGGCCGGTACTCGCCGCTGTACGCCACGGGTGGGTGCTCCAGCTGCACGAAACTGgagttttcattcacatttttcctggggagagagagacgaCACAGACACCCCTGTCACTGGGCGACCCCCACAGCGGGGAAgggggggattctccatcactgggcaACCCCACAGCGGGGAAGGGGGGGATTCTGTCACTGGGCGACCCCCCCACAGCGGGGGAAGAGGGGATTCTCCGTCACTGGGTGACCcccacagtgggggagggggggattctgTCACTGGGCGACCCCCCcacagtggggaaggggggattctctgtcactgggtGACCCCCACAGCGGGGAAGGggggttctccatcactgggcGACCCCCACAGCAGGAGAGGGGGGATTCAGTCACTGGGCGACCCCCCCACAGCAGGGGAAGGTGAGATTCTCCGTCATTGGGCGACCcccacagcaggggagggggggattctctgtcactgggcGACCcccacagcaggggagggggggattctGTCACTGGGCGACCCCCACAGCAGGCGAAGGGGGGATTCTCCGTCACTGGGAGACCCCCACAGCGGGGAAGTGGGGATTCTCTGTCGTTGGGCGACCTCAAACCCCGCTCCCCCTTATGACATTACATATCTCATCCCTCAATTAACAATCTGCATCAGGTAACTGCATCTGCATTAACGACATAATTTAATAATGATCCTAATAACCAAAAGGTAGCAGTTTGCTCCTGATGTATCCGTAGCTGATAGTTGCTAATAAATTATCAATCATTAATTACCCACCAAACATCTTTGATTAGGATCAATTAACGGCTAATGCCCCTGACTGGTCAATAGGCGACTGCTAATTACCGAACACGGGTTAACATTGGTGCTTCATTAATTAGTCAGTAGAAATGCCATTTAACCAGCGATTGTGGGTTACCGATCTGGATATAAATGTTTATCCTTCTCCTCCAAAAACGCTCCTTAGTTTTAAGAGAAGAACCGTCATGTGTTAATTGTTATCCTGCCTTTATTTAGAGGGACCAAAAATGGAGTCCTCTCTCTGCCAAAATCGCCCTGTCTAAAATAAACGGCGAAACCGCGTTTAAAACGATTGTGGCGACTGACACTTATTTCGGTGGGTGGCCGTTTGCCGGCTGCCCCGGTAAAAGCGCCGCCTCGTTTGAGAACCCGACTGGATCGGAAGAGCCGCCTGGTGATGGCAGTTAGGCCTGGGGTTGGTCCAGGAAGGATTTCAGAACAGCTGCTCTCCCTTTAAGGGCAGTTCTGCCTCGTACTGGCAAGAGGACGGGCTGCGATCCCGTCTGGCTCCGGCCTGGATTCGGGCCGCGGCGTCACCCCGCTCCCGGGACGCCCCGTTCGTTAGTACAGCTGAGCCCCGGGGGGGCTCCGCACTTACTTTTTCCGCGTCTGACTCACGTAACACACGGCGGCGATGAGAATCACAAAGGCCACCACAGCGCCCACCGGCCCCACCTTCGCCCACATCAGATTGTCTGAAAGCAGCATGCGGGCTGGGGTTAGtcccggcctctcccagcagggggcgctgcggggagcaggggggaggggtgctggctgtggggggagttcccagttaccccagtcccagcctctcccagcagggggcactgtggggagagCGTCCGGTTAACCCAGCCCCTGCATCTCCCAGTGGGGGGCGTTGTGGGGAgccagggggtggagggtgctggctgtgggggggctcCCAATTACCCcagccccggcctctcccagcagggggtgctgtggagaGAGCTCCCGGttaacccagccccagcctctcccagcagggggtgctgtggagaGAGCTCCCGGttaacccagccccagcctctcccagcagggggcgctgtggggagtcgggggtggggtgctggctgtgggcagagctcCCAGTTACCCTagacccagcctctcccagcagggggtgctgtacggagcggggcaggagcactggccATGGGGGGAGCTCCTGACTACCCCAGCCCCGGCTgttcccagcagggggtgctgtgggagcAAGGCAGGAGCACTGGCCTTGGAGTGGAGCTCtcagctaccccagccctggctgttcccagcaggaggcgctgtggggagcggggcaggagcactggccCTGGAATGGAGCTCTCGGCTACCCCAGCTcggtccgctcccagcagggggcgctgtacgGAGCAGGGCAGACACTCACTGGAGTGGTGGAACTGGAGCTGCTGGTTCTTGGTGCCGTACAGGTTGCGGGCGGAGCAGACGATGAAGAGCTGCGAGTCCAGCTCCCCGCGCAGCGTCAGGATGCTGGTGACCGTGTAGCCCGTCTTCTGGGAATAGACGAACTCCTGGTCAGTCTCGTTGACCGTCACGTTCCGGGTGGGCAGCTCGAAGGAGATCACGGGCTCCGGATTGGCCAGCACGGCGCAGACGCACTGCACCGTGTCCCGAGCCGCCGTGCACTTTGACTCCAAGAGGATTATGGGAGCGACTGCGGGGAGAGATGCAGCGTCAGCATCgtggagatgcagccagctctggggcggggcagctggggaacagccacacatAATGCTGCACAGAAACAATTAGGCTGGTGCTGAAATACAgacagctctggggcagggcacagcCACACATAACACTGCACAAGGATGGCCTGTGCCAGAGCtgcctgagatgcagccacctctggggcagggcagctgaggAACAGCCACACTGCAACACCACACAGGGACAGCTCGCCGGGCCTGAGacgcagccagctctggggcagggaagctTGGGAACAGCCACACAATACTGCACGGGGATAGCCTGCACCAGAGCtacctgaaatgcagccagctctggggcggggcagctggggaacagccacacatAACGCTGCCCAGGGACAGCTCGTCTGGTGTtgaggtgcagccacctctgtggggtgcaggaagtggggggaaagCCCTGACGCCCTCTCCCACCCGGCATGGGTGACTCACACTCCACGGTGAGGTTGAAGGCGGAGCCGCGCTGGCCGTACTGGTTCTCTGCCACACACCAGTACTCCCCGTCGTCCTCGTGGGTCACGGcggggatctccagcagcagctcGCTCTCGTAGACCACCGTGGCCACGATCTGCTTCTCCTTGAAGATGGTGATGATGGGCTCAGGGTTGCTCTCGGTGGTGCACAGGATAGTCACTGACTCCCCCTCCACCGCCACCACCGAGGAGTTCACCGACGGCTTCCGCGGGGCGTCTGCAAGGGGAGGGCAGGGGTTCACTGACCCACAGACCCAGAACTATAAtcactaggccccactcctctgccagagccaggatagaacccaggagtcctggctcccagctccctcctactctaaccactacaccccactctcctcccagagccaggatagaacccaggagtcctggctcccagctccctcctactctaaccactacaccccactctcctcccagagccaggatagaacccaggagtcctggctcccagccccgccccactctaaccactagatctcagtcccctcccagagccgggatagaacccaggactccgggctcccagcccctctcctctgctctgaccactggaccccactcccctcctgcccaggcacTCACACATGACGGTGAGGGCCAGGGAGCGGTTCACCCGCCCGTACACGTTCTCGGCCACGCAGGTGTAGATCCCGTCCTGCGCGTGGGTGACGTTGTCCAGCTCCAGCGTCAGCTTGGTGGACGGCTCCTCCCGCAGCACGGCCTCCTCCTTGAACCACGCCAGCAAGGCCATGGGGTTGCTGTCCGCCACGCACACCAGCACCACGGGCGAGCCCTCCGTGACCTCCACGGACGAGTTCACCTGCAGGATCCGGGGCACGTCTGCGGTGGGGGAGGCAGAGCTGAGCCTTAGCCTGTGggactccctgctgctggaggtcAGCAGGGTTAATCCacgggactccctgccactgggtgtTTGGGGGTCTAGGCCACACTACTGGGTATTAGTGGGGTTAATCCacgggactccctgccactgggtgcCAGCAGGGTTAACCCGCAGGGCTCCTCTTGCACTAagcactagcccccactcccctcccggtgcCAGGGCCAGAACCCAGCAGGCTGAGGGGGGCGGTGCTGGCGACTCACACTTGACGTCCAGGTTGGCGAAGGCCTCGAAGAGGAAGGTGGTGTTGGGGTAGGTGACCTGGCAGCCCAGCTCGTGTCCGTCGTTCTCCCGCGAGGGCTGGAACTTCAGCAGGGACACCTGGCTCCAGGTGccgctctcctcctccagctggccGAAGACAGCCTGTCCCTCCAGCGCCTCGTGGTTCAACCAGCTCACCACGGGCTTCATGGTGGGGCAGTTATCCGGCACCACGCACCGCAGCTCCGCCTccgtccccaccaccaccacagccgGGGGCACAATGGTGGGTTTGTCTGGCGAGGGAAGAGGCTGGGTGAAGCCAGGGACTCGGGCTCCAACCCACtggaccccacacccctcctggagtcagggatagaacccaggagtcctggctcccagtccccccaccccaccggtttaaccactagaccccactcccctcctggagctggggatagaacccaggagtcctggctcccagtccccccaccccaccgctttaaccactagaccccactcccctcctg carries:
- the LOC120392711 gene encoding myelin-associated glycoprotein-like isoform X1; translation: MKAAGALLILGILFGGTLGGPWSAWMPQTIMAFEGTCVAIPCRFDYPDELRPSTVHGIWYFNSPYPRNYPPVVYKSRTSIVHESFQGRSRLLGDLQARNCTLQLSRLSPELAGKYFFRGDLGGYNQYTYSEHSNLEIVDKPTIVPPAVVVVGTEAELRCVVPDNCPTMKPVVSWLNHEALEGQAVFGQLEEESGTWSQVSLLKFQPSRENDGHELGCQVTYPNTTFLFEAFANLDVKYVPRILQVNSSVEVTEGSPVVLVCVADSNPMALLAWFKEEAVLREEPSTKLTLELDNVTHAQDGIYTCVAENVYGRVNRSLALTVMYAPRKPSVNSSVVAVEGESVTILCTTESNPEPIITIFKEKQIVATVVYESELLLEIPAVTHEDDGEYWCVAENQYGQRGSAFNLTVEFAPIILLESKCTAARDTVQCVCAVLANPEPVISFELPTRNVTVNETDQEFVYSQKTGYTVTSILTLRGELDSQLFIVCSARNLYGTKNQQLQFHHSNNLMWAKVGPVGAVVAFVILIAAVCYVSQTRKKKNVNENSSFVQLEHPPVAYSGEYRPPGALDKSEYERRPVSDKRLLNKPEGSLDLNVDYANIDFTKLATKDSYTLTEELAEYAEIRVK
- the LOC120392711 gene encoding myelin-associated glycoprotein-like isoform X2 — encoded protein: MKAAGALLILGILFGGTLGGPWSAWMPQTIMAFEGTCVAIPCRFDYPDELRPSTVHGIWYFNSPYPRNYPPVVYKSRTSIVHESFQGRSRLLGDLQARNCTLQLSRLSPELAGKYFFRGDLGGYNQYTYSEHSNLEIVDKPTIVPPAVVVVGTEAELRCVVPDNCPTMKPVVSWLNHEALEGQAVFGQLEEESGTWSQVSLLKFQPSRENDGHELGCQVTYPNTTFLFEAFANLDVKYVPRILQVNSSVEVTEGSPVVLVCVADSNPMALLAWFKEEAVLREEPSTKLTLELDNVTHAQDGIYTCVAENVYGRVNRSLALTVMYAPRKPSVNSSVVAVEGESVTILCTTESNPEPIITIFKEKQIVATVVYESELLLEIPAVTHEDDGEYWCVAENQYGQRGSAFNLTVEFAPIILLESKCTAARDTVQCVCAVLANPEPVISFELPTRNVTVNETDQEFVYSQKTGYTVTSILTLRGELDSQLFIVCSARNLYGTKNQQLQFHHSNNLMWAKVGPVGAVVAFVILIAAVCYVSQTRKKKNVNENSSFVQLEHPPVAYSGEYRPPGALDKSESKEICSLESH